TGCTTCTAAGAAGCTGGACGTCGTAAAtggagcatggcaatacttcaagccggcccacattctagcgctctacaatgCGCATGTCTGGTCATCTcttgtctggcgcaccccagtaccagcccacagagctgctcgaattgtcggggatgcAGTTCTCTGTGAAAGTCTAGATCACTTGGAGTTgcatagagacatcgcttcattatgtgtcttttACCACATTTTAAACGGAGAGTGATTCTAAAAGCTGTTTcttctgattcctgccgcccaattaggatatcatccccaccctctggatgtgtggcgttcctccaaaATGCAGTTTTTAATGTTTCATCCAcacactacaaagctgtggatagagcttccttgtgtggtgtttccacgacaatatgacatgggtaccttaaaaaaaagtgtacacCTGTATACCCCAGCAACGCACCTaagattcccctggtgttgcaaaagaagcagtggttatcacttaacattaggtgaccagtatgcttgtttgtcctcctcttccaaaaaaaaaaataatgtttcataaaaataaataaatatctaaatcaTATTATACTATTCAAGATTATTTTCATGATAAGAATAGTTGCTACAAATACTTAtctgttaatttattattagtattattgaattattattattaaataagataaTTGAATTGACTAAATAACTTGTCAAAGATCAACATTAAATACAGTATTTTGTATTGAATAACAATAATGATTTTGAAAGAACACTTCTCGAGTTTCTTGCCAATTCTTCATAGCTAGTAGGTACCATTAAAGATTTAATTGAGAATTTAAaagcataatattaattatacttgaataaaatattttactttggtCTGACATATAATTTGCATTCACAGAAATcacattgaaaatttatttgttgagATTAAgttaattgattatttttttcgCATATTCTCCAATATAGATTTGCCATTGGTTTTCTTAGTCTgataaacatttaataatataaaattaatgcaaCTTACATCAAGTAAACCTTCTATGTAAATAGAAAGCTTGTGTTTAAACACTATATTTCCAATAATGCCCAGCACAGTCATCATTAACAGTGGATTGAACAGAATGCCTTGAAATATTTGGTAAAGCATTTTAGCTTTACTTGTTTCTCTCATCTGGGTTTGATCTTGGGATGTTCTTAATATCTCCCTCTGCTTATTTAATTCCATCAAAACAAATGCAACTGGGTTAAGTATAGCAAGTGATATTGGAGCCATTAGATACAGGTACAATGCATATTCTGGATGTGTTTTCTCATATAACGCATTAACTGCAATTAATCATTCTTATATAAactaactaatttaataaactgttttgtGCCACTGTTCGAAAATATTTGTAAGATATAAAGTGTTATAGAAAATCCCGTTGATTTAAATCCCCACATAAAAATGAAGCAATATAACAATATGTATGTACTCAAAAACAAGaagaaacaataatatataaaaaatgtatgctTACTTATTGGATATCCCAATGCGAAATCATTACTCTGTGTacaaaatattgcaaacataCCAGCTTGACCAAAATTGGGAGGTTTTGATACAAGAAGAGTAACAAGCAAAACTCCAAAAAATACAAGGCCCTTGGCTAAAAGAATTGCCAAGAGAAACGACCAATTCACTGTACTAAAATCCAGTTGTGCTAATGATAGAAATATCAATGAAGGTAGTGCAAAAGTTCCCACAAATGTAGCTATTCCTTTAGATTCCAACTTTGAGACCACATTAAGTCGACCTGCTATATATCTGAAATAAATGTAAGATGTTAAAACTCCTGCTGAAATCAATTAGTCATGTGTTAAGCCACACACAAGGCATCTTTGGGAGTTATTGAATCCCATTATACTAAAACTCAATTTTTatcaaagtttattttatattaaatttcacaaaaaaatattactacagAGTCCTACAAATTTgaatagtaatttatattttaatgtataaatatccCTAATTCTCCACACAGAAGTAAAATAAGTAGGATAATTGaggtaaataatttatagaGTGGTATAAGAACTTAAGGCCTGCATCTTTAAGTCCAGCGAAAGAACCGCGATGAAGCAGGAAAATTAAGTTAACGTAAGTTTAGACTGGCGTgctaatatttaagttttacaaTAATTCCTTACCCACAAAAAATGATAGTAAAACACTGAAATAATGCTGGATATAAATGATCGGCAATTGGATCCATGATGATTTGTCCATTAtccatatttaaatatgtaagtatgtatttgttttatgtattgttacttcttaatttttttccgCAGTCATTAGTAATTCTGCatatatttcataacaataaatgTAGTTTATGCCTATAAGGAGCTCAAAAACAATGAAAAGAATGGAAAATTCTTTAAGTGACAAACATTTAACACTAAATCATTTAggatatgtatattattattaagttcttAGTACGACTTCGAGTTATGAAATTACTAGAATATTATTAGTACTAACTACAACTACATAAAATTGTatcaatgataaaaataatcaaCCAAGATTcaagcaaagagaatttaaaccaAGGAACATATTTACTCTAGGGAATAGAGATTAAACACTAGTCAGTAGTCACTACAACACTTCGATTCAAGTTTCAACTTATCATGACCACAGAACACTATTACTCTATCGAAAACGATCATTACCAAAGAATAGAATTACACAATTAACAACGATATTCGTTGATaattcggccgtaccaaatccgatcatattatgtttcggcaaaacaattaaaatgcaCTCTGTCCCTGAGATGACTATCAGTACTTtacataaactaaaatcggATGTTCTCTTAGAATattagtgttaatattattattacattattattttctatttctattctTCCTATAGTGCACATAACACTTTTATGCAATAGTCAATGacgttatattatgtacatatggACATATAATTCACAGCTTGAAAGCGGAActgcaaaagtgtgcttaaagacattataagcacacttttctccttagttgtGTACCAATCACCAAGTCTAAATGTGCTATAAAAAACTGCTCAAATTATACCTTTAGGGCGCAAAAAAatatggtgtgacttatcaacaccggtaaatttattttatttatatggcatGGCCTGGCAAAAAGGgtttataatttagtaaaacaaatatttttttattaacccTTAAGGTCGGAACGCATTACAGCGGCGCTGCGCTACGCGTATCTTCACGTCGCTAGACGGTACCTATCGCATTACAACTGCAGTGAGCGGCAGCTCGCGTCATTTCTATAGCAGTTTGCGTGCGAACAACCTTACAAGATGACCGATAGTGACGAGGATTAGGTCATTATTTCTTCATTGTGTGCAGAATGAGAACCTATTAACGGATgagagaaaaaataatatttcagagtcaaataaacttttttcaatcaggtttaaattaagcgcttttgaatcgccactataaatatttcttttaaactacTGAATCAACCATAAtgtttcggaaaaagtagagctcttgaaaagaacatacaagagactgtttgtattttataatgcctgtaatatacaaaataaattagtttgtaagggtaTGGTTTGTAAGgtatccaaaataaataaatataataaaattattaatttgttaaattatactaataaaattaattattgaattattttttatttaggtattaaaattaattaaattataagacaaaattttacaaatttaacaattaacagTGTGCATACTGAAGCGACGCACCGCTTGCTGTGTCGCACTGAGCATTGCTGCACTGCGCGTCGCGTGCATTCTCTCGGAGGCAACTCTGACGCGACGCGCAGCGACGCTCAGTGCACTGCCGTTCTAGTGCGACATGTTCCATACaaaatggttgaaataatattattacgctTAGTGCCGCGCAGTGCAGCTCTGTGCAGCGCCGCGCTAATGCATTCCGGCCTTTAAGCTTAGATCTAACTAGATTAGATCCTAACTCTATCCCTCAAGCCTTATTTCAAAAGTTAAAATATTGTCTATGGCTTATTTCTGGTCTTAGCTCTAGCATCCTGTCTATACTCTATAGAATCCGGAAAGCATCCGCCATCTTGTTCAACCACATCCAATTGTTCGACACCGGGTCCGTGAGGTGGAAGAGGTGAATGACAAaaatcagatttttttaaattctctcAATTGAGAGGTGAGTTTATTCTGCTTAAATTTGTTGTTAATTTTGTTTACTATTTCTATTTAGTTCATTTTAATGGCggttacaatattaataatatttacacccTTCAATTGTTACAGATTTACTTCTACTTTCCAACGACTCCACGCCACATTTTAAAGGGTCGTAAGGAATAACAGCAACATCAACATGCAGTATAACACCTTCCACGCTCAGCATCCTATGTATGTTTATTCAGCTATATTTCTTTATTCTTAATTAATGTGGATTATTGAGTTATTGAGTAATCAATCATATGGGAAAGTGGCACTGGCGGCCATTTTGTGAAAACTAATCCAGCTGTTGTACCTACTTTTCCATAGTCACAAACGAGGTTGAACTATTTTGTGGTTCTGGTACCGATATGTTAATTTATCTAGGTGCTCCACTGGAaatctaattgttttttttctgtatatattCAAACCATGACACCAGGTTCCAGGTGTCGTGCTTTGTCAAtgccatttaaaattattaaaataatcaaaggTCAAGATGCTTGAATTGGGTTAGTGTATTGGTTTGATGCAATCTTTCAACTGATTTTTTAAAAGGACTACATTTCTCATTCTTGAAAACCTGAGGTGGGGTGGGTACCTATTAGGGTTGCCACCTCTTCGTCGGCCAATAATAGTAGTTCTTAAAGATTGTTACCCACACACCTACTACCTACTTGATTTTTGCTACTTTAAGCCTTTATTGCATAGCTATTAACCTCGCCATTTTAATGATTacagaaattatattattatttttaaaatatttgtggaATAAGCATTACTGAGAACTTGTTGCCATCCTTGAACTGTAGTAGTGAGTAGTAGTACCACTGCCATTAGCACTGTCATTCAttatagaaatagaaaatattcaacTTCAAACTCTTTAATAATGGCTTTTGTGGAAGACCTGCTGTATACTTTTTCAGAAATATAGTAGTTGGGACTCTAATACAGTAGGATTCTATTTTGTATAATAGGGCTGGCAACTCTAGTACTACTATGTACAGgattaaaaaaatttgagtaATTACTAATGTATTGCGTACTTACATTAGAATCACCTCCTGATTATGATActgattttgtttataaaatatactattaaactatacatattatgagTACTAAAAAAACATGACATATCTTGGCAGAGTTGGCACATTAACAGCCAGTGCGTGCCTTTTGTTAACATCATACTGGGTCTGCAGAGTTGAATTACATGAAACATGGTCACAGCGGAACTCAGTTCCACTAGTTCTGGCACCAACATGTATAGACTTTTGGTGGTTCTCTGATAAATAGGTTTTTTCTGGAGACATTATCAGACCAGATTGTTTTCTGTTCAAGAATCTCTAGTGATAGATATTCGAAATTCAAGATTGGTAAGACTTGTTACATTTGTATTTAGACAATACAACAACTATGTATTTATCACACTGGTAgctaaaagaaaatttaatatgttGAACCACCAACTGTGCCTGGCAACTGAGAACCTGGTACCCTTTACCTATCTGGTCAAAGGGATTTACTTCTCCCATTCTTTTGGTATATGACTATAGGacagtttattgatttttaGTCTGTAACACAAGTGTTTCAAAAGATTTGGTTGGGGAATGCATTACTCTTCATTATAACATCTTTAGTATCTATCCATATCAAGAAAGATATAAATTGCCTCTGACTCCACATATATCCTGCCTTTTTTTAAGCTTTGTATTGGATACATCCAATCCAAAGCTTAAAAAGTTTCGGAAGATCTTTTCTGTGTCTTTATATGGTTCCTGTAGCAATGATGCCATTctcattataaaatacttacagaaGGTATTATCAACTGTCACAATGATATGAAATGCCTCCTGGTTTACTTAGCTTTGCTGTCAACCCCTTTACAACTTTGAATCCTTTTTATCAGGCTTCTGTCTTTCCTGTGTAGATGTAGAATTCATATAGGTAGCCAGCCAGTAAAGTACCACAGAAGCACCATTATTATTTTGCATGTACTGCTTCATGGAGGACCATCCTAACAAAATTGACTCATCAATACTTTGAGGTGAGGAAGTCTTTGATATATGTCATTTATGAGATCCAACAACAGgcatattttataaagtttatttagttGTTACTGTACTGGCTTTTCGGCATTATCATTTAGATGTAAATATTTCTGATTTTGTCTACTTGGATTCCAGGGTCTGAAAACTAATAAAGGTCAATTGAAGGCAGGATATTgtagttgttattattataactaaagaAAGCCATCAGTTCCTACTTGTTAAGACAAGTAGGAACTGATGGTGTCCAACTACCATAATTCTTTTGTTGAGCTTATAAATATCTTTGTTTATATTCAGATGATGAAGATATATAGatgatgaatatatttttaaacatattaacaTTATGAGATGCCAATGGAATTTCATTGTAAAGACTTAGTCTACTTGAGAGCTGGTTCACTTAGTCTTCTTGCATGTCTCCTCTTCATCATTTGTATTCTCAGTTTCTGACTCATTATGAGTTTTATCTACTGGTGATTCTGATCTTGACAGAGTCTGCTGCATACCAGTGGAACTGGGTAAATATTGGCCTGTTTTTGGGCTTTTGACTAGGGTAATCTCTTTAAAGAGAAATTTTAGGTTTAATAGTGAAACTGAAATTTTCTCGGTTACAAGGAAGGCTAGGCTCTCAAGTGTTTCTGGTGTAGGTGATAGTAGCCCAGGACTAGGCTCATCAATGTGTTCTAAGAACCTTTGAATTGTTGTTGTTTTGATTTGTATAAACTCATCAGATCATTAGAAATTATCATCTGACACTTCGGATTGTCAGGTGAgccataaaaagtaaaatttgttGATGTTATCCTAATATGTCAGTTTCTTTCTACACATTTTTAATGTatctataacaaaaaaaataccattaTATGTATGTGCAAGGCAAAGGAAATATAATTACCACCACAACCACCAGCCATTATATACTGTAGAATTTgcaaaatgttattaatatacttCTAGCCGAATGGTGAttctgactactaagctagaggtcccgggttcgaatccctgtaggtgcaatcatttataggatatggatgtttgtttccgagtcatggatgtttatatgtatttatgtatgtttacgtaagtatattgcattaaaaatattgttgtcttgtacccatagtacaggctatgcctagtttggggcaagataagttGTGTAAAAGTtggcaatattatattatatactagctgacccggcaaatgttgttttgccatataaagtataattcacgtgatagttttataagtaataaaatattgcctatattatagcgtgtacatcattttgttctattgtcaaaagtttttgcagcgcacgcaaaaataggttttcgattttacaccttgtgttacaaaatagcaattttattacggatccctaattttgaaaaaaaaaacatagcctatagcgcGTATACCACtgaaaaaaccccatttgtcgtgtcACCTcactttgacaacacttcccttaattaaagcctcacctagtatctgaatactgggtctcgaaaacTCGAGAGATTGTCGATttcgcggtcatctggagggcaaagccaaattggtttcgaaggtcagcaatgctcttgtgattcctgtggtgttgcaagagaatgtgggcggcgttgatcacttaacaccaggtgacccgtacgcttgtttgtactccttttgcataaaaaaaatggaaaagtaggtaataataataaaaatattccctCTACCTTATATAAAGGGTTAACATtggataaataataaagtaattggTGAGAGAATGTAGAGTAAAATGACTGCCACATCATTCTACatctaaaaaaattacaatattggattGCTTTCAAATGTTTATAATTCGGCCTTAAAAgtagagatatatatattaatacgcGTACTGCCGTGATATCAACTAATGACCACACCATGCGTTTTGATTAATTGAAGTGTCGGAACAAACCCTGTTTTTTTCACCATAAACTATTTTTGGGTATTTAAAAAgaactttttatttatagttaaatatatattgtaaattttaactttatgtATATAAGGGGgtcgtatttaaatattttgtagtttgcaagattttaaaattacataaaaaggtagtatcttaaaatataaaatgcaaaTAACAGGTTTAGAAGGGAATTTGTAAAAGGGTCATGTtttgtttcaaataatttgaaaataacatGTTTTCATTTGGAGGGTTTTGGAAATATCAGCTTATGTTctgaaatttacaatatttgaaataaaacaaaatatatacttctCAAATTGTCACATTAAGAAACTTTCATTTAATCATATTAagcttttatttaacaatattaaccTTATATTTAACCAAATGTCGCGAAGTTGATCAGACtcaaaaattatattcttaattCTTGACTCTGATCAACTTCTAGACATTCACATAGCTGCTCATCTCCATTATCATCTCGCCCATCAGGTCCagataatatttcttaaaaccAACTTAGTTGGTAGAAAGATTCTAATCTTTCTATGTCATGTAAGAAATAACTTGCACCTTATTATAAAACGGGGACATAGAATTCTATCAAAGAAAAGCcgcaataaaagattttatggcAATAACAGGTTATGTTCTGACACTCCTCAATTAGATTTCGTTTTGATCAGCCAGGTTTGATGATGTTGACCCACAAAAAAATTGTTGCACACTGATCCTGACTGAGAGAAACACGCGTTGAAGTTTCCTCCCATGTTAAACCGGAACAAGAGATCTAGAGATTTTGGTGGACAAACTTGCATCCTATGCTAATTGCAAGGCTGACTCCAGGTCTACTACCGTATCAATACCCTTGAGGTTACACAAAAAATGACTGGTGGTCTCACTCACATTATTCCCTACAGCTTCGTCAGATCCAGGTCAAGCAACAACAGATGCCTTTGAAACTGAACTTCGAACAATAATGGCAAAACTCGTGAGAACGCCCGACTCATGCTTTTtccaccattattgctccatagTAACAAAACTTCATATGGCTCGGGAAACCTTTTTTTCTCTTCATAACATTTACTTGGAAACCCTTCCAAATCCTGTGTACGCACGCGCAGGAAGCATGCGCAGCACGAGTAAATTATCTGTACTAATTTTCCCGTCTTATCTCTATCGTCTATTGAAGCTAACATAGTTGCATTCTTATTTCGTCTCCTTACGTCAAAGGTAGagataaaagtaattttgaCATAATATGTATGGTATTTTTCGAACTTGCTCAGATTTTACCGAATTTTGACAATAGTGATTTGTAGTCCTACACTTGTGGACGAAATCGTTTATcgaagatattttaattttttttcttattataacaatatttaatccATATACGAAGAGCGAGAGGCGcgtaaaattcaactaaacCCCTTTGATTTAGCCGATGGACAATCCCACTCGCTCTGGCGGATCGCTAAGCCCATGGCCCTTATGTGGTGGAGCAACTTGCCGAGGATTTTGAGCCTAAGACCTTCGGCGGCCTGTCAGCCCCGTCTCCAAACtagtctttttttttcatttgctgccaataaaatgttaaaattacaGTACATAGCACATACCTAATTAACCTCCACTTTGCATAGAGAATGCATGATGGATTAATTTTAACGTTTATTTGAATACTGAGAATTTTCTGTATTGttctaaacaaaattatttttaaatatttaaagtaaatcgGGGTGGCAACATAAGAATATCGTTTATATGTTATATGTGAAACGGCAACATCTTTGTTTGTCTACTCTACAATGCAAAGTCTTCGTCGAGAATTATGTCACTCGTAGTGTGCATCCTATACTTATATTACTCTTTGTGTGCATGTTAGGCTATACAAGAAATTAGCTGACGTACACGTAGACAATTTATACTCGaaaaatttcgaaaaaatatttacgcggtaaaaaatttataaagaagAATTATTAAATGCCTTAGACTTTCTACcgcaaacaaataaaatatgatcttTCCCTAGAGATCTTTGAGAGgcatcaaatcaaattatccgAAACTTGGCAATGacataattttcatttttggcaATCAATTTCAATtggcaaaataaaattttgtattttcaagTACAAAACGGCTATTTCATACTGTTAAAGTTTAAACCCTTACAATAAATGGGTAATAGTCTAATGGAATCGTTACATTGAAACGTGTCTTCCGAGCATGCGCGACTTTATCGACTACCCTTCATGTGTAGCACTGTTTCATCACttcaaaagtaaaatatttgcaaAGGTTTGTTATCATGATACTCTAATGTTTACAACAATTCTATAATAGAATAAGACTATATGGGATAAGTTTATTGTGGCTTGTTCTAAGACTCGAAAAGAATTgttcatttcttaaaaataatagaaatggTTTCGTAATTGTAGttgtttctataataataaaataatcacctGAGATTATATGTAAAACAAACTTAGAATTAAAATCTTTGATCTGAATACTCAAGATGAGGgctcatataatattataactaagcTTATTGActtaacaataaattactaaataatattttgcaataaacaaaaatattttattttattatagtttcgGACCTCATCCAGGTGAAAGGAAAGATCAGTTTGGCAAAGTTCCATATATGAACAGGGTTGGAGGCGACTTTGGAGGCCCCAAAAGCTTTGTCCCCAGAaacaataacaacaatatgggtggaaacaaaaattttagACCCAGAAATGATTTCAATGGAGTAAGACCTGATTTTaatggatataaaaatgataatcCACATCAAAATGACTTTGGAGGCCCAAAAGATTTTAGGTCAAAAAACTTCTACAATAATCCTATGCACATGAGAAATGATTTTGATGGTGATAAGGCATCTGGAAGTAAAGggcaatatttaaatatgaaagatgATTTTGGAGGACCCAAACAGGGCAATTTTCAGAAAAATGGTTATGGACCCAAAAATTACAACAATCCTGGAGGTTCAATGCGTCCTAATACTGTAGAAGATTACATGGGTCAGAAGATGCATGATGATTACAGTGATCGCAAAATGCAAAGCAGAAAGGCAAAACACCCAGGTGATGGATTAGTGAAGCCCACATGGGACATGTCTCAATTAGAGCCAATCCAGAAAAATTTCTACAAGCCACATGCTAATGTTGAAAGCCGTACTGATGATGAAGTGCAACAGTTTAGAGCTGCAAAGGAGATAACAGTAAGTGGAAATAATGTACCACGGCCAAGTCAAAAATTTGAAGAGGGGAACTTCCCTGATGATATTTTAAGTACTATTAAAGATCAGGGTTGGAAAGAACCTACTGGCATTCAAGCTCAAGGATGGCCAATAGCTCTATCTGGTCGTGATATGGTGGGAATTGCATCTACAGGCTCTGGTAAAACTCTTGCTTACATGCTTCCAGCAGCAGTGCATATTGCTCATCAACAGCACATCCAACGTGGAGATGGTCCTATTGCTCTTATTTTAGCTCCAACAAGAGAGTTGGCTCAGCAGATTCAATCAGTAGCTCAGGCATACAGTGCTAGTGGATTCATAAGAAATACTTGCCTGTTTGGAGGTTCTCCCAAAGGACCTCAAGCTCGTGACTTAGAAAGAGGAGTAGAGATTGTTATAGCAACCCCAGGACGACTTATTGATTTTTTGGAGAGGGGAACCACTAACCTTCGTCGGTGCACATATTTAGTATTGGATGAAGCAGATAGAATGTTGGATATGGGCTTTGAACCACAGATTCGAAAAATAATTGAGCAAATTCGCCCAGATCGTCAAGTTTT
This genomic interval from Leptidea sinapis chromosome 20, ilLepSina1.1, whole genome shotgun sequence contains the following:
- the LOC126970139 gene encoding uncharacterized protein LOC126970139: MQYNTFHAQHPIFGPHPGERKDQFGKVPYMNRVGGDFGGPKSFVPRNNNNNMGGNKNFRPRNDFNGVRPDFNGYKNDNPHQNDFGGPKDFRSKNFYNNPMHMRNDFDGDKASGSKGQYLNMKDDFGGPKQGNFQKNGYGPKNYNNPGGSMRPNTVEDYMGQKMHDDYSDRKMQSRKAKHPGDGLVKPTWDMSQLEPIQKNFYKPHANVESRTDDEVQQFRAAKEITVSGNNVPRPSQKFEEGNFPDDILSTIKDQGWKEPTGIQAQGWPIALSGRDMVGIASTGSGKTLAYMLPAAVHIAHQQHIQRGDGPIALILAPTRELAQQIQSVAQAYSASGFIRNTCLFGGSPKGPQARDLERGVEIVIATPGRLIDFLERGTTNLRRCTYLVLDEADRMLDMGFEPQIRKIIEQIRPDRQVLMWSATWPKEIQALAEDFLTDYIKVNIGSLNLSANNNIKQIIEVCEEHEKEIKLSNLLKEIASEKDNKVIVFVETKKKVDDIARAVRRNGHKALAIHGDKSQPERDAVLTEFRNGVTSILIATDVAARGLDVEDVKFVVNFDYPNSSEDYIHRIGRTGRCQQSGTAYTYFTTGDGRQARALVAVLRETGQNPPAKLSDMARNNNSSSGRNRWQQRKENNSGSSSPRQKNNNNTWNMKMANGSGDDNTFMAQQNFTQQPPRFSHQNQNNQGYNRQNNYQKPPPFPSPNVFDSMGTYQGGYNNGYPNAYNNQNAYGQRQYNNNRNNGQQYRNNNSNGNKSNGSGSSFGSPPPHFAATPHYTQMHPHHQEMIGGKYFASGVGGAGPCGYQAAVGGGMQYAHLPPGPMLYAAPVQQ